The proteins below are encoded in one region of Paraburkholderia aromaticivorans:
- a CDS encoding enoyl-CoA hydratase family protein, whose translation MTRSNADALLAGNRLTLAGYEARHFGWSVADKVATITLNRPERKNPLTFESYAELRDLFRQLTYATDVKAVVIHGAGENFCSGGDVHDIIAPLIDLPMPELLLFTRMTGDLVKAMRHCPQPVIAAVDGVCAGAGAILAMSSDMRLGTARSKLAFLFSRVGLAGCDMGACAILPRIIGQGRAAELLFTGRSASGDEGHAWGFYNRLCEPAALLEEAHKLAADLVAGPTFAHGITKKMLHQEWSMSIDEAIESEAQAQAICMSTRDFERAYSAFAAKSRPVFEGD comes from the coding sequence ATGACACGATCCAACGCCGACGCCCTGCTGGCCGGCAATCGCCTCACGCTGGCCGGCTACGAAGCGCGGCACTTCGGCTGGTCGGTCGCCGACAAGGTCGCGACGATCACGCTGAACCGCCCCGAGCGCAAGAATCCGCTGACTTTCGAGTCGTATGCGGAGTTGCGCGATCTGTTCCGGCAATTGACCTATGCGACCGATGTCAAGGCCGTGGTGATTCACGGCGCAGGTGAAAACTTCTGTTCCGGCGGCGACGTGCACGACATCATCGCGCCGCTGATCGATCTGCCGATGCCTGAGTTGCTGCTCTTCACGCGCATGACCGGCGATCTGGTGAAAGCCATGCGCCATTGCCCGCAACCGGTCATTGCAGCGGTCGACGGCGTCTGCGCCGGCGCCGGCGCGATTCTCGCGATGTCGTCCGACATGCGGCTCGGCACCGCGCGCAGCAAGCTCGCTTTTCTGTTTTCGCGCGTCGGTCTCGCCGGCTGCGATATGGGCGCTTGCGCGATTCTGCCCCGCATCATCGGCCAGGGACGCGCCGCCGAACTGCTCTTCACCGGACGCTCGGCAAGCGGCGACGAAGGCCACGCATGGGGCTTCTACAACCGGTTGTGCGAACCCGCCGCGCTGCTTGAAGAAGCGCACAAGCTCGCCGCCGATCTCGTCGCCGGTCCGACTTTCGCACACGGCATCACCAAGAAGATGCTGCATCAGGAATGGAGCATGAGTATCGACGAAGCGATCGAGTCGGAAGCGCAAGCCCAAGCCATCTGCATGAGCACTCGCGATTTCGAGCGCGCCTACAGTGCGTTTGCCGCGAAGTCGCGTCCGGTGTTCGAAGGAGATTGA
- a CDS encoding MarR family winged helix-turn-helix transcriptional regulator: MTKSSNIKKPAAAADTKPPRKGVPKPAENVVDLEMSTGADSHMGLRLWLRMLTTTNLVQAELRKRLRNEFDTTLPRFDLMAQLERHPEGLKMTELSRRLMVTGGNITGITDQLEKEGLVSRDNDPNDRRSISVCLTPAGRKAFDKMAVAHEQWVVELFGGLSLDEKSRTHQRLGKLKQHLLDSLKD; this comes from the coding sequence GTGACCAAGTCATCGAACATCAAGAAGCCCGCGGCGGCGGCTGACACGAAACCGCCGCGCAAAGGCGTCCCCAAACCCGCGGAGAACGTCGTGGACCTCGAAATGAGCACGGGCGCGGATAGCCACATGGGCTTGCGTCTGTGGCTGCGCATGCTGACGACGACCAACCTCGTGCAAGCGGAACTGCGCAAGCGTCTGCGCAACGAATTCGACACCACGTTGCCGCGTTTCGATCTGATGGCGCAGTTGGAGCGTCATCCTGAAGGCTTGAAGATGACCGAACTGTCGCGTCGCTTGATGGTGACGGGCGGGAACATCACCGGCATCACGGATCAGCTCGAAAAAGAAGGCCTGGTGTCGCGCGATAACGATCCGAACGACCGACGCTCGATCAGCGTGTGCCTGACGCCGGCCGGACGCAAAGCGTTCGACAAGATGGCGGTCGCGCACGAGCAATGGGTGGTCGAACTGTTCGGCGGTTTGAGTCTCGATGAAAAATCGCGGACCCATCAGCGCCTCGGCAAACTCAAGCAACATCTGCTCGACAGTCTGAAAGACTGA
- a CDS encoding SDR family NAD(P)-dependent oxidoreductase produces the protein MNTLNSTLAGQHAVVTGGGSGIGSAVAEALLRAGARVTLMGRNAERLDMQREKCRALGDVACISVDVTQEDSVASAFTEAGAVDILINNAGQAQAAPFTHTDMALWQRMLDVNLTGVFLGTRAVLPGMLERGHGRIVNVASTAGQIGYAYVAAYCAAKHGVIGLTRSLALEVAKKGVTVNAVCPGYTETELLHASLEQITGKTSRTEQQARESLLRSNPQHRFVSPEQVANAVLWLCQPGSDAITGQSISISGGEVM, from the coding sequence GTGAACACGCTCAATTCCACCCTCGCGGGCCAGCATGCGGTCGTCACCGGCGGCGGCAGCGGCATCGGCTCCGCCGTCGCGGAAGCTCTGCTACGCGCCGGCGCGCGCGTCACGTTGATGGGCCGCAACGCGGAACGTCTCGACATGCAGCGCGAGAAATGTCGCGCGCTGGGCGACGTGGCTTGCATCAGCGTCGACGTCACGCAGGAAGACTCCGTCGCGAGTGCATTCACCGAGGCCGGCGCTGTCGACATCCTCATCAACAACGCGGGCCAGGCGCAGGCCGCGCCGTTCACGCACACCGACATGGCGCTCTGGCAGCGCATGCTGGACGTGAATCTCACCGGCGTCTTTCTCGGCACGCGCGCGGTATTGCCCGGCATGCTCGAACGCGGCCACGGACGTATCGTCAACGTGGCCAGCACGGCGGGACAGATCGGCTACGCGTACGTCGCCGCCTATTGCGCCGCGAAACATGGCGTGATCGGTCTCACCCGTTCGCTTGCGCTGGAAGTCGCGAAAAAAGGCGTCACCGTCAACGCCGTTTGCCCCGGTTACACGGAAACAGAACTGCTGCACGCATCGCTTGAACAGATCACCGGCAAGACCTCGCGCACCGAGCAACAGGCGCGCGAAAGCTTGCTTCGCTCGAATCCGCAACATCGCTTCGTGAGTCCGGAACAGGTCGCCAATGCGGTGCTCTGGCTCTGCCAACCCGGCTCGGACGCCATCACGGGGCAATCCATTTCCATCTCCGGTGGAGAAGTCATGTGA
- a CDS encoding bifunctional salicylyl-CoA 5-hydroxylase/oxidoreductase has product MRIVCIGGGPAGLYFGLLMKSRNPAYDVTVVERNRPYDTFGWGVVFSDQTLGNLRAADAPSADAILDAFNHWDDIEINFRGRQIRSSGHGFCGIGRKRLLNILQARCEELGVKLVFETQVTDDSVYEADLIIACDGANSAVRQKYAATYRPAIDMRDCRFVWLGTKKLFDAFTFAFEETEFGWFQAHAYRFDDQTSTFIVEAPERVWRAAGLDEMSKEDSIAFCEKLFAKYLDGNALLSNATHLRGSSQWIRFPRVVNDEWVHWRSNADGTQTPVVLMGDAAHTAHFSIGSGTKLALEDSIELANSMGAHPGDLSAALKHYTDVRSIDVLRIQNAARNSTEWFEHVDRYTSFEPEQFAYSLLTRSQRIPHENLRERDAQYLSGFEDWLAQRSGVNRAPEKHSVPPMFTPFTLRSVTLKNRVVVSPMAQYSAVDGIAGDYHLMHLGARAMGGAGLVMTEMTCVSPEARITPACPGMYAPEHLTAWKRIVDLVHRQSDAKIGIQIGHSGAKGSTRVSWEGIDQPLAEGNWPLISASPQQYLRDVSQHSREATQDELREIEAQFVRATQMSAEAGFDWLELHCAHGYFLSSFLSPLTNHRTDEYGGSLENRLRYPLQVFKSIRAVWPQDKPISVRISANDWVEGGTTPDDAVKIAQAFKAAGADMIDVSSGQVSKEEKPVFGRMFQTPFADRVRNEAGIATIAVGAISEADHVNSIIAAGRADLCAIARPHLANPSWTLNEAAKIGYFDVMWPKPYTAAKSQLERNLERERAQAAANAGLSAQERAQRAEGTV; this is encoded by the coding sequence ATGCGCATCGTTTGCATTGGTGGCGGCCCAGCCGGCCTGTACTTCGGCCTCTTGATGAAAAGCCGGAACCCGGCCTACGACGTCACGGTCGTCGAGCGCAACCGTCCCTACGACACCTTCGGCTGGGGCGTCGTCTTCTCCGACCAGACGCTCGGCAATCTGCGCGCCGCCGACGCCCCCAGCGCCGACGCGATCCTCGATGCCTTCAATCACTGGGACGACATCGAGATCAATTTCCGCGGCCGGCAAATCCGTTCGTCGGGTCACGGCTTCTGCGGCATCGGCCGTAAGCGTCTGCTGAATATCCTGCAGGCGCGCTGCGAAGAACTCGGCGTCAAGCTGGTTTTCGAAACCCAGGTCACGGACGACAGCGTCTACGAAGCCGACCTGATCATCGCCTGCGACGGCGCCAACAGCGCGGTTCGTCAAAAGTACGCGGCCACCTATCGGCCCGCCATCGACATGCGCGATTGCCGCTTCGTCTGGCTCGGCACCAAAAAACTCTTCGACGCCTTCACCTTCGCCTTCGAGGAAACCGAATTCGGCTGGTTCCAGGCGCACGCTTATCGTTTCGACGATCAGACCTCCACGTTCATCGTCGAAGCGCCGGAGCGCGTGTGGCGTGCTGCCGGCCTCGACGAAATGAGCAAGGAAGACAGCATCGCCTTCTGCGAGAAACTGTTCGCGAAGTATCTGGACGGCAACGCCCTGCTGTCGAACGCGACGCATTTGCGCGGCTCGTCGCAGTGGATTCGTTTCCCACGTGTCGTCAACGACGAATGGGTGCATTGGCGCAGCAACGCTGACGGCACGCAAACGCCGGTCGTCCTCATGGGCGACGCCGCGCATACTGCCCACTTCTCGATCGGCTCAGGCACCAAGCTCGCGCTCGAAGATTCGATCGAACTCGCCAACAGCATGGGCGCGCATCCGGGTGATCTGTCGGCCGCGCTGAAGCATTACACCGACGTGCGCAGCATCGACGTATTGCGTATTCAGAACGCGGCGCGTAATTCGACGGAATGGTTCGAGCATGTCGACCGCTATACGTCGTTCGAGCCGGAACAGTTCGCGTATTCGCTGCTCACGCGCTCGCAGCGCATCCCACACGAGAATTTGCGTGAACGTGACGCGCAGTATCTATCCGGTTTCGAAGACTGGCTCGCCCAGCGCTCCGGCGTGAATCGCGCGCCCGAGAAGCACTCCGTCCCGCCCATGTTCACGCCCTTCACGTTGCGTAGCGTGACGCTCAAAAACCGCGTAGTGGTATCGCCCATGGCGCAATACTCCGCCGTCGACGGCATTGCGGGCGACTATCACCTGATGCATCTCGGCGCTCGCGCCATGGGCGGCGCAGGGCTGGTCATGACGGAAATGACCTGCGTCTCCCCCGAAGCGCGCATTACGCCCGCGTGTCCCGGCATGTATGCGCCCGAGCATCTCACCGCCTGGAAGCGTATCGTCGACCTCGTGCATCGTCAGTCGGATGCGAAGATTGGCATCCAGATCGGCCATTCCGGCGCGAAAGGTTCAACACGTGTCTCGTGGGAAGGCATCGATCAGCCACTCGCGGAAGGCAACTGGCCGCTCATCTCCGCATCGCCGCAACAATATCTGCGTGACGTCAGCCAGCATTCGCGCGAAGCCACGCAAGACGAACTGCGCGAAATCGAAGCGCAGTTCGTCCGCGCCACACAAATGTCGGCCGAGGCAGGCTTCGACTGGCTCGAATTGCATTGCGCGCACGGCTATTTCCTGTCGAGCTTCCTGTCGCCGCTCACCAATCACCGAACTGACGAATACGGCGGCTCGCTCGAAAATCGTCTGCGCTATCCGTTGCAGGTTTTCAAGTCGATCCGCGCGGTCTGGCCGCAGGACAAGCCGATTTCCGTGCGTATCTCGGCGAACGATTGGGTCGAAGGCGGCACGACACCCGACGACGCAGTCAAGATCGCCCAAGCCTTCAAGGCAGCCGGCGCAGACATGATCGATGTCTCGTCGGGCCAGGTCAGCAAGGAAGAAAAGCCGGTATTCGGCCGCATGTTCCAGACCCCGTTCGCCGACCGCGTGCGCAACGAAGCGGGCATCGCGACGATCGCGGTCGGCGCGATCTCCGAAGCGGATCACGTGAACAGCATCATCGCGGCGGGCCGCGCGGATCTGTGCGCGATTGCGCGCCCGCATCTGGCGAATCCTTCGTGGACGTTGAACGAAGCGGCCAAGATCGGCTATTTCGACGTGATGTGGCCGAAGCCCTACACCGCAGCGAAGTCTCAACTCGAACGCAACCTCGAACGCGAGCGCGCTCAAGCCGCCGCGAACGCCGGACTGTCGGCGCAAGAACGCGCGCAACGCGCCGAAGGAACCGTGTGA